The sequence GTTCCGCTGTAAAACGAGAAATCGCCAAAAGAGAGGGATTGTCGGTCGTCAATTCTCCGATGGAAGTCGCTGAACGCGCGCAGGCCATCATTATCATGGTCACCGATCCCGCAGCTGTAGAAGATGTTCTCACGGGAAGAGATGGGATATTTTCTTCTAAAAATATTAAGGGGAAAACCCTTATTCAGATGAGCACAATTGATGAGAAATCAACGTTGGAGTTTAGTGAATCGACAAATAAAAATGGCATGGTGTATATCGATTGCCCGGTTGCCGGGAGCAAAAAACAGGTTGAAGAAGCTCAGTTGATTCTTTTGGCTGGAGGAATGAAGGCTGATTTGTTGAAATGGGATGATCTTTTTAAGGCCATTGGTAAGGCGGTGGTCCACGCCGGACCGGTTGGAAAAGGTTCCGCCTTAAAGTTGTGCATGAATTTAATTGTGGCGCAAATGACCACGGCGCTTTGTGAGTCAGTGGCTTTGGCCAAAGTGCAAGATTTAAATCCGGAAAAAATATTTGAAGTGATAAAACAAAGCCCTGCTTTGAATTGCGGGTATTTTCAAATAAAAGAAAAAACCTTGCTTGAAGAAAATTATTCGCCGGCTTTTTCTTTGAAAAACATGCTTAAAGATGTCCGCTTTATGGATGCCGTAGCTAGACAAAAAAAACTACCTATCCCTGTTACGCAAGCGGTCAAATTTTTAATGGAAGGGGCCCTGACCGAAGGGTTGGGGGATTTCGATTTAACCAGCATATCAGCTCTGTTGAAACCTGCTGGAAAAAAATAGGAGGATTTCTTGGGAAACGTTGCTTGGGGAGGAGTTTTGGCCGCCGGTTGGCCGGTTTTATCTATTTTGTTTATTGCTTCGATTGTTACATTTGCCATTATTTTTGAGCGGTGGAAGGTCTTCTCACAAATCAAACTTCAATCGACACCATTTCTGGAATCTCTCAAGAAAACAGCTGATCCTGAAAAGATTGTTGCTTGGTGCGAAAAATCTGATCAACCGCTCGCGTCTATTGCCAAGGCTATATACAAAGCCCCTGGGAACCGGGAAGACAAAGAACGTTGGTTGGCCCGCAGCATTCAAGCTCTCGTTCAAAAATATGAAATGCGTGTGTCCATTTTGGGAACGGTGGCCAGCGTCGCTCCTTTTGTGGGGCTTTTAGGAACAGTGATTGGAATTATCCGGGCTTTTCATGCGGTGGCTTCCACCTCATCTGAAGGGGCCAGCGCAGTGGCGATCGGTATTTCTGAGGCATTGGTGGGAACCGCGGCAGGTCTTGTTGTGGCCATTCCTGCCCTCCTCGCCTATAACTATTTTGTGAATCAACTTCGACATTTCACCCAAGAATGGGAATTGACTGGACAAGAAATTATTGATCTTTCCTTAAAGAATGTTCGGGGGGAGTCATGAAAATTGGAAGCGCCAATGGAACTGGCCGTTATCACATTCAAGCAGAAATCAACATGATTCCCTTGATTGATGTGGCCTTGGTTCTGCTTATTATTTTTATGGTTATTTCTCCGATCTTGGTGGAATCACAATTGCGAGTAAAACTCCCCAAGGTCTCGTCATCGCCGAGTCATACCGAAGAAACCGCTTTGAAGGTTGAAATTTCCGCTGATGGAAAGTTTGCTTTGAACGGGAAAATGGTCACACGCGATGCCTTTAAAACGGCCTTGAATGTGCAACTCCCTCCGGGGCATAAGGCCTCCCTGTTGATCCAAGCCGACCGAGAATCTCGATTTAACGATGTGGTGTATGTGATGGATGTGGCCAAACAATTAAAAGTCGAAAACTTGGGTGTGGCGGTCCTTCCTGAATCAATGCACTGATGCGGCGATACCTTCTTTCATCGGCCGGAATTCATTTTTCAATTTTGCTTCTGTTCTTTTTTTTCACCTGGTTGAATCGGGGGAAAAATCTACTCATTATTGATGGTTTTGAATTTATAGGAGATGGCGGTGGTGGGGATGGCCGTCCTGGCGGAGGAGGGCCCAAGGCCGCTCACATGGGGCAAGTTGTCCCAGCCCCCGTTCGTGTTCCGATCCCTCAAAAACCAGGCCCCGTTCAAAAACCCACAAAAACTGAAGAGACCTGGAAAGTGAAAGATCCCAAAAAAATCCCGGAGAAACCCAAAACAACGACATCTCCAGATACCCCAATTGAAACAGCTGAAACAAACCAAATTGAAAAGAGCAATATCATTCGCCGCGGTGTTGATCCAAATACCAAAGCAGGTGAAGGAGGGTTTGATTTTGGAACCGGAGAAGGCGGCGGGGGAGAGGGTGACGGAAAAGGAATGGGAATTGGCATCGGTTATGGTCCTGGTGAAGGAGGGGGGTTTGGAGGATTTGGAGGATATTTAAGAATTCTACGTCAACGAATATGGGCGGAATGGTCCCAATCCGCTGTTTATGGTTCAAATGAAGTCTGTATAGTGGGCCTCACAGTTTCAAAGGATGGTCAAGTGACAGACATAAAAGTGGAAAAACCGTCCAATAATTCTTTTTATGACAATGTGGCTTTGAGAGCGGTGCGGAACTCGTCGCCGCTTCCGCCACTGCCGGCGAGTTTTTCAAAATCCAGTCAACGTTTCAGAATTAAATTTCGTTTATTAGAGTAATCCCATGAAAATTTTACTTATTCAGCTGCGTCGCATTGGAGACATCTTGTTAACTGGCCCGACCGCCGTTTATTTGAGAAATATATTTCCTGAGTCCGAAATTCATATTCTGACAGAACCCGCGGGGATCCCGGTCATGGAAACAAATCCTTCTATTGATCGCGTTATGATCTACGACAAAAATCATCCCTGGAGAATGATTCGTATGATTCGTTCAGGAAAATATGATGTGGTGTTTGATTTTATGAACAATCCTCGGACAGGTCTTTTAACACTTCTCAGTGGCGCCCGTTGGAAAGTGGGATGGAGCCACCCGGTTCGTAAAATATTTTATCAATGTGCTGTCCCTATCCCGGACTATCCTGAATATGTCCCTTTACGAAAAATTCGAATGGTCAGAGCATGGTTGGCTAAAATCGGAAAACCCAATCCAGAACCTCAGATGCTATTGCCACAGATTAAAACCACAGCTGAGGATGAGTTGTTTGCTGATCAATGGATGGCCAAAGAAGCCTTAAAACCTCTTCAATTTGTGGTCATGGCGCCCGCCAGCCGATACGCGGTTCGCTCTTGGAGAAAAGAGGGTTATCGAAAGGTGGCTTTATCACTAATGAAGGATTTTGGTAAACGTGTTTTTATTGCCTGGGGCCCGGGAGAGGAAGATTTCGTGGAAGAAATTAGAAAGGGGGAAGGCGAGGCCATTGGTAAATTGCCCCAAACCAGTCTTCGTGAAATGGCGGCAATTTTTGCGCGGGCCTCCTTGGTCTTAACAGTTGATTGCGGCTCGATGCACACGGCCGTTTCAATGGGGACCCCGACCGTGACGCTTTACGGTCCTACGAGGCCCATAGATTGGAACCCGTCACTTTCTAATCTGGGAACCCGCGACGTGCCGGTTAATGTTCCAGATTTGGAATGTTTGGGTTGCCATCTGCATGAATGCAAGATCGGCCATATGTGCATGAATAATTTGACGGAGGAAAGAGTTTTAGAAGCCTGCAAGAAAATATTGTCAAAAGAGGAAATAAAAATATGACGGAATCGAATCGGAAATTAGGAGCTTTGGTGGCCCATTTATGTCAAACCAATATGGAGCTTTGGAAGGAGGAAGACAAAGCGCGAATGAGCGATGACTTGCAGGTGGTTCAAGCCAAACGAAATATCGACAAACTAAATCAAAAGAGAAATGATTTGATTGAAAAGATCGACGATTATGTTCTTCAGGTTGTGAGAGGTCCGGAGAAATAGCATGGCTGAAACTGTGGGAAGTTTGGTCGATAAAATATCGATCATTGAATTGAAAATTTTTCATATGCAAAAACAGATCGATCGGAAAGACGCGAGTCCGGACCATCGCATGAAATGCGTTTCTCGGCTTGAAATCATGCACGAACAACGCAATGATCTGGTCAGTGAGTTGTCAGATTTGTTCGACGCGGTCCTTTTGGGTCAAAAAAAGATGAAAGTTTATCGGCAGTTTAAGATGTACAACGATCCGGCTTATCGAGCTTCTTGAAAAAGTTTAACGAGACAACTCAGCCACGTGAGCTCTCGCTCGGTTCAATAAGTCATTGACTCCCTCTCCATCCCTGGGATAAATAGCCCAACCCACTCTGGCAAATAGGAGCGATGGATTCTGGGGCCATAAAAATTGTTGAAGAATATCGGTCCATCTGGATGTCAGGTCGTTGTAATGCCCTTGGCGAATGACATTTTGCGTGAGTGATACCAAACGCTGCGCGATGGTGTCGACTTTCGAGTGATCAACTGCATCGAATAAAAAACCCAAGCCATCCTGATAGACCCCCACATATTGGCTGGGATGGACAGCCCGTCTGGCCGTGTTAAAGAGTTCCCTTAGAAATGAGTTGACCACGTGAGATGGACGCTTACTCCTGAATTCACCCATATTTTCTATTTTAATCATGACGATAAAAAAAGGTTTTTTAAACTCAGCACTTTTCTGCATCGCCATTTGAATGCGCCCTATAAACTCTTGACCTGATATTTGACCACTGACTGAGACGGTCTTGTCTTGAACTTGATTGTTCATATCAACCCCCCGACGATATATGAGATATTTATTATGACGTTGTAAGGTTCGTCGGTTGAGCTCTGTTGTTCATTCTTTATCTCACTACAGCGAGAAAAACAATGTGACAAATAGCATGGTTAATTCAGATTGATTTGTAGGACTGTTTGTATATCGCTGATTTATCACTTTGGTTTCACCTCAATTTTACGGGCTTTGATTAGGATGTAGTATGAATGCTTATGAAGCCAACTGGATTCTAGCCATGCAGCGACGCGATACGTCCATCCCAGAAAACCCATCTGAGGGAGAATTGATTTATACGTTGTTCCTATCTGATTTCATTAGAATTCCTCATGTCGACTATCGAAATCTGTCGGTGGTTGACGCTCAAATTCAGACTCTCTTTAATTAAACCTTTCCCCTGTAAAATTCCTTCTTTTCATTCCAAGCTATGGACATTGTGTTTTATCCAAGGAGAATCCTCGTGCGATCCATAAACTTTTCTGTGTTAAAGTTATTTTTATTCATTTTAATTCGCTCATACGTTCAAGCTTATGACGATGTGAATCTTGAAAAGACCATTCCCTTGGTCGATAAAAAAGCTGCGCCGCATGTGCTTCGGCGGGACAGTCAAAATCGAATATGGATGATCAATAAAACAAACCAAAGTATAGAGTGCGTTGGTCAAGATGGTAAATCCCAGGTTGTTTTGATGCCTGTTAAAAACGCTTCCCTTGGATTTAAAAACCCTGTCGATTTTGGTTTCTTGTCCGATGGGTCTCTGTTGGTGGCAGACAAGGGATTCGCTCGTATCATAAAAATATCTCCGGAAAAAATATTGACCGAATCTTCAGTTAAAGAATGGAAAAAATTCAAAATCGTTCAATCCTTCGAATCTAAAGATGTGTCCGCTATGGCTGTTAGTCAGGATGATATTGTCGCCGTGGCGAATGAAGGTGAGGCCTCCCTTGCCATTTTCACCCCCGGTGGAATTCTTCTACATCGATTGTTCGCAACAGAAAAATATCCCATCAAAGAAGTAAAGGCGATGGCTTATTCACCCAATGGTATTTTGTGGGTTTTGGAAGCGGGGAAAGGGGTTTTGCATCGATTCTCTCCTGATCGAAGATGGTTGGGGGTTACGGAAGGTTTTGAATCTGCCCAAGGAATCGCGGTGGATGAATATGGATATGCCTACATCACCATGGGTATCGGTCGATGGAAAGAAGTTTCTCCGGACGGAGTTCTTTCGGGGGTTTTTGGAACGAAGGGTAAAAATCCTGGTGAATTGTTGGCGCCTTCAGGTGTGACAATGCAGGAGGGGACCTTGTGCGTGGCAGAGGCAGGGAACAAAAGAATTCAAATTTTCAAGGTCCGTAACAATGAAAAAAAGATCCGTCTATTTAAAGAACCGGCCGCCTATATCCAAGCCCAACACCAGGCTCAATGGCCCCATCCAATTTCCGACGGACTTTTTCTCCCATCTGGGGAGATGTTGTTTTTAAACAATGAAAAAGGAAAGTTTGACCGGGTGGACTCACATGGGGCCATCAAATCTACTTGGAGGAAAAAATCCAAGGGCGAGACGCGGATTGTTAAACCGCACAGCCTTGCGCTCGACGCAGAAAATAATATCTGGTTTTCAGATGAAGCGGACCATTCACTCAAATTGATATCCGATTCAGGTGAAATCACCAAGACTGTTGGACAAAAAGGAAAGAAAGAAGGCAGCCTCAAATCTCCTACTCATCTTGTTATTCGCAACGACGGATCATTTGTGGTCGTCGACAAGGGGAATTCACGCGTTCAAGTTTTAACTCCCAATGGTTTGTTCTTATTCCAGGTTGGCTCCAATGGAAATAAAGAAGGCCAATTTTCATCCGTGGCAGGCGTTGCCGCAAACACAGACCTCATAGCGTTGTTAGACTCCAACCGGAAAGCGCTGATATTTTTCAACTCTTCAGGAAAATTTTCGTTTGAAATTGCCAATAAAGAAGGAAAGGCTCCAACCTGGATCAATCCCGTTTCTCTGGCCACCGACACCGAGGGTCGTTTTTATATCTTAGATAAAGGCGCCAACCGTGTTCGAATTTTTAATAACAAAGGTCAATTTTTGGCGGATGTTTCAGTGATGGGGGATAAAATTAAATGTGGTCCTCAAAATAAAGTGCTTGTGTTGTCGGAAAAAGGTGTTTCACTTTATGCCTTTTATTTGATCCCACGTGCGTGTTTGAATGCAACGGCTTTTGAGGAAGCAGGAGAACTTCAAGTCGATTGGGAGTCCAATCCGGAGGCAACAGAATATGCCGTGTATCGAGCATCCAGTGCATTTTTTGTTCCTATCAGTAAAGTTAAAAAACCTCCCTTTTTTGACAGGGAGGCGATTCCTGGGATCCTTTTCACCTATGCTGTGGTGGGTGTGAATTCAAATGGCAATGAAGGCAACTGGGCTCTCACCAACTCCATAAAAGCCCCGAAGAGAAAGGACGTCTCATTAATAAGTATTGAAAAAATAGATCTCAAGCCTGTTTTTACTGCTGCGTCTAAGTTTTATGTCACCAATCCCGTTGGAGAGATTTCGTTGCGTAACAACGATGAAATCCCGTTTCGAAACGTTAAGGTATCTTTGGGTTTAAAAAAATATACCGACTATCCGACAGAAATCATTGTTTCAGAAATTGGGCCTGGTGAGGCCAAAACCACCCAAGTGACACTAACTTTTAATGATCAGATTTTTGAACTTACAGAAGACACACCAGTTCAAATGGATATACAAGTGTCATATTTTGAAGAGAACGAGGAAAAGAAGGTTTCTCAAAACGCTCCGATCACGTTGTATTCGCGCAACTCCATATCCTGGAATGATAAAGCACGGATATCTTCGTTCATCACACCGAAAGATCCTCCAGTGGTTGAATTTACCCGCGCTGCCATTCGTGATCAAATGTTGCTCTTGAAAGGAGCCACTGTGGGGAAGCCGCTGGCGAAAGCCGCATTATTTTATGAAGCCATCAATGCATTGGGGGTGTCATATGCGCCAGACCCCAAGACCCCTTTTGATCAGGCTTCCCAGAAACCAGATTTGTTGGATTATGTTCAATTTCCTCGGGAAACTCTCCGGAGAAAAACAGGAGATTGCGACGATACCACCGCGCTTTTGGCTTCTCTTCTGGAAAGCGTGGGTGTATCCGCCGCGTTGGTGGATATGCCAGGTCACGTTTTGTTGATGGCCAACACTGAAGAAACAGATATCAATGTATTGGGGTTGCCAGAAGAGCGGTTTGTCAATTTTGAGGGAACTTATTGGGTCCCGATAGAAACGACAAAATTGGGCCAGGGTTTCCTGAAAGCATGGCAAGCGGGGATCGCCAAGGTGACGTCTGAGATGGGTAAAAATTCAGTTCAGTTTGCCCGAATTTCAAACGCCGCTTTAACTTACCCGCCAGTCACTTTGGTTGAAGTCGATAAAGAAGGGACTGTTTACCCATCAGAAAAGGTTGGCAAGGTTTTTCCAGGTTTACTCAAAGATATGGAAATGGAACGCTATCAAGGAAAACTTAAAGAAATCAATGAACGCATAAAATTAAATCCTGCCAATCGAATGCTTCATATCGAATTGGGATTAATCCATGTCGAAGGGAAAAACTTATCTGAGGGCAATAAGGTTTTTGTATCGCTTCTTAAAGAAGATGAACCTCTCGAAGTTCAAGCGGCGGCAAGAAACAATCTGGGTAATTTGGCCTATTTGGAAGGAAATTATAAAGACGCGAAAATCCATTACGAAAAAGCCCAAAGTTTGCAACCAGATGATGGCGGCATCTATGTGAACAAGGCCCGATTGGCTTGGAAAATGGGGGAGAAAGAATCCATCCAACCTTTTTTAGAAAAAGCCAAAGCATCTTTACCTGAGTGGCAAGAATTCGCGTCAGATATCCCAATTGAATATTTTCCCAAGTAAGGAGGAATACCATGAGAAAATATGCGCTGATTGTTATGTCCCTGTTATGTTTTTCAGGAATGGCCTTTTCCGCTCAAAAGAAGAAAACAAAAACGGCCAAATCAAAACCCGTACCTCAATCCAGCGTAAAACTTGAGGAAGTATCCACTGTAAAAAAGAAGTCAAATAACAAAGCCTTATTGGCATGGATCGAAAACCTCAAGAAACGAATTCATAAAACCAACGCCCAATCGAAACAATTGGTGGCGGTCGCTGCTGTTCGAGGAACGGAGTCTATCGAAACACCCCCGTTGTATTGGAAAGGAAAAAAAGCAGAGGGGATGGTGGCCATTGAAGAAGTTAAGGAATTTGAACAAGTGATTGAAACGGTAGAGAATGGAGATCCTGAAGTAGCGAAAGAACAATTGCGAAATTTCATCTCCTCCTATCCGAAAAGCAGTTTGTTGGCTGATGCTCAAGAAACCCTTAGCAAGATGGAAATCGAATCCCAATAATCACAAGAAACTAGTCAGACCCCCCATTAACCTGCTATGTTCCGCCTCCGATGGAGATTGAAACATACCGACGAATTTTATCTGAACGTATCTTTGTCTTTGATGGGGCCATGGGAACCAACCTGCAGGCATTCAACCCCAACCTCGATGATTACGAAGGGAAAGAGGGCTGTACCGAAATTCTCTGTTTTACAAGGCCAAAATGGCTTCAGGAGATTCACTCCCAATTTTTCAAAGCCGGCTGCGATATCGTTGAAACCAACTCCTTTGGAGCGAACCGAATTGTATTGTCTGAATACGACTTGGGTGACAAAGTCCTAGAGTACAATCGCAAAGCAGCTCAAATTGCACGCGAGGTGGCCTCACAATTTTCAACCCCCAATCATCCCCGCTTTGTGGCTGGATCCATGGGACCAGGAACAAAACTTCCCTCTCTTGGACATGTCACCTTCGATACTCTTAGGAAAAATTACGCGGAACAGGCACAAGGCCTCCTTGAAGGTGGGGTTGATTTGTTGTTGATTGAAACCTGTCAGGATTTGTTGCAAGTTAAGGCCGCAATCAACGGATCGCTCGATGCCATGAAACTCCTAAAGGTTCGTGTCCCATTGAATGTTCAAGTGACCATTGAGTCAACGGGTACCATGCTTTTGGGGTCGGATATGGCAACCGCCATTTCGGTGATTGAATGTTTTCCAGTTGACACCATTGGTCTCAATTGCGCCACAGGTCCAAGAGAAATGAGCGAACATGTTCGCACGTTGGGCCAAATGACCCACCGCTTTATTTCGGTTCTACCCAATGCCGGACTTCCAGAAAATGTCGGTGGAAAAGCCGTCTACAAATTGACCCCGGACGATTTTGCATCTCACCTTGTCGAGTTTGTGAAACTACATGGAGTGAATGTGGTCGGCGGATGCTGCGGCACCACTCCCGAACATCTCGCTAAAGCTGTCCAGGCTGTTTCCATTCTCAAACCTTTAAAGAGGACACCTCCCAATATCGCAACAGCAACAAGTTTGTATTTGAGTACACCGCTTCGACAGGAACCGGCTCCCCTTATCATTGGGGAAAGAACCAATGCCAATGGCTCAAAGGCGTTCAGGGACCTGCTTTTGACCGAAGATTATGACTCGATGGTGAACATTGCCAAAGAACAAGAAGCGGAAGGAGCGCATGTTTTGGATGTTTGCACAGCCTATGTGGGTCGGGATGAAATCAAAGACATGACTGAAACCATCAAACGTTTTGCCCTCCAAACACGGGTTCCCCTCATGCTTGACTCGACCGAACCGCCTGTTATTGAAGCTGCCTTGAAATTGTATGGAGGGAAGGCCATTGTGAACTCTATCAACCTCGAAGACGGCGAGGAGAGAATGGAGAAAATTTGCCCTTTATTAACCACCTATGGCGCGGCAGTTGTGGCGTTGACCATTGATGAAAATGGGATGGCCAAAACGGCAGAGAAGAAATTTCAAATTGCCAAACGCATTTACGAATTGGCTGTTAAAAAATATGGCATTCCGCCAGGGGATCTTATATTCGACACGCTCACCTTTACTTTGGGCAGCGGTGATGAAGAATTTAGAAAAGCCGGCATTGAAACCATTGAGGCCATTCGTAAAATTAAAAAGGAATTTCCTGAAGTCCAAACCACCTTGGGAGTCAGCAATATCTCGTTTGGTCTCTCTCCGGCATCACGTTCTGTTTTGAATAGTGTGTTCTTGCATTATGCGATACAGGCCGGCTTGGACTCGGCCATCGTAAATTCAAAGAAAATCACCCCCTTGTTTAAAATTGATGAAAAAGGACGCGAGTTGGCCAGGCAACTCATTTTCGATGAAAGGAAATACGGGCCGGATGGAACCGTGATCTACGATCCTTTACACGAATTCATGGCAATTTACGCCAATGCGAAGACCCCATCCGATTTACCAGTCCAGGAACAACCCAAATCTGTTGAGGAAAACCTCAAGCAACGGATCATTAATGGGAACAAACAAAATATCGAAAAAATTCTGGCGGAGGCTCTGAAGAAGCACCCTGCCCTGGACATCATCAACAACATTCTCCTAGAGGGAATGCGGGTTGTGGGCGATTTGTTCGGAGCGGGTCAAATTCAGTTGCCTTTCGTTCTACAATCGGCCGAAACCATGAAGGCAGCTGTGAGGTTTCTGGAGCCCCATATTCCTAAAGTGGGGGGAGGAAATACGAAAGGGAAAATGTTGATCGCCACTGTTAAAGGCGATGTTCATGATATTGGAAAAAATTTGGTCGATATTATTCTTTCAAACAACGGCTATACCGTCATTAACCTGGGAATCAAACAACCCATTGACGCCATTCTTAAGGCTGCCGAAGAACATAAACCCGACGTGATAGGACTTTCTGGTCTCTTGGTGAAATCGACCGCCGTGATGAAAGAAAATCTCGAAGAAATGAATAGCCGGGCCATCAACTACGATGTGGTTCTGGGAGGGGCGGCTTTAACGCGCAAATTCGTGGAAGTTGATTTGAGGTCTTTATACAAAGGTAAAGTGTTTTATGCGCATGATGCTTTCGCGGGACTTCGGATCATGGATGAGTTAACCGGATCAACGGAAGAAAAAAAACTGACGGGGACTTATGAAATAAAAGATGAAAAAACACATTCCTCATCACAAGGATCAAAAATTCTCTCCCAGGGGGGGGATTCGGCCAAATCCTCGCTGCAAACCCAGGTGCGCTCCCAGATTAAACCCGCTGCCATATTGCCCCAGGCCCCTTTTTGGGGGTCTCGGGTGGTGCGGGGATTGGACCTGAAAGAAATTTACTCCTATATCAACGAGACCGCTTTGTTAAAAGTACGTTGGGGCTTTAAGCGGGTTCGAGAAAGCACGTTGGAAGAATACAACCAAATGATGGAACAGAAAGTGAATCCGCTTTTCGAGAAATGGAAACAATATGCCCTTAGAGAAGGAATCTTCCAACCTCAAGTCGTTTACGGCTATTTCCCTTGCCAAGCTGACGAAAACAATTTGGTTATCTTTAATGAGGACACAAAAACCGAACGGCAACGCTATGAGTTTCCGAGGCAGAAAAAGGACCCTTATTTATGTATTTCAGACTTTTTTCGACCGTTGGGGTCCGCTGAAATGGACGTTATTGGGATGATGATTGTGACCATCGGGGCGGCCGCGACCCCGCGTATCCAAGAAATTTACAAGAAAAATGAATACACCGATTATCTGTATCTTCACGGATTAAGTGTTGAAACCGCCGAAGCCTTGGCCGAATATTGGCACAAACGTATGAGACAAGAATTGAAGATTGATGGAGAAGACTCCCAAAAAGTAAGAGAGTTGTTTCAACAAAAATATCAGGGTTCACGTTTCAGTTTTGGATATCCTGCCTGTCCTCACCTGGAAGATCAAAAGAAAATGTTCGAACTGCTCGAACCTCAACGAATTGGGATTGAATTATCAGAAGAATTCCAGCTGCACCCTGAACAATCAACTTCTGCCATAATCGTTCATCACCCGCAGGCCAAGTATTTTTCAGTTGATTAAAATGATTCATTTTCTGCCTTTTCTTTAGAATTGTAAGATCCCGCCCATGTTACAGACCATCCTTCGCATTGTCGCCGGAACTCGAAATGATCGTGTCATAAAAAAAATTCAACCCATCGTTGATGCGATCAACTCTTTAGAACCAACCATTCAAGCCCTCAGCGACGAGGCACTTAAAAATAAAACAACCGAGTTCAGAGAAGCATTGGCCAACGGAAAAACATTGGACGACATCCTTCCTGAAGCTTTTGCCGCAGTCAGAGAAGCCTCCAAACGAACCATTGGACTTCGGCATTTTGATGTTCAACTCATTGGCGGCATCATTTTGCATCAAGGAAAAATCGCCGAAATGAAAACAGGCGAAGGGAAGACCCTGGTGGCCACTTTGGCGGCCTATTTAAATGCGCTGGAAGGAAAAGGTGTTCATGTTGTGACGGTCAATGATTATCTGGCCAAACGAGACCGTGATTGGATGGGCCCCATTTATGAGTTTTTGGGGTTGTCGGTCGGCTCCATTCAACATGACATGCCCCTTCACTTGCATAAAGAGATGCATCACAAAGACATCACCTATGTCACCAACAATGAATTGGGGTTTGATTATTTGCGTGACAATTTGGTTCGTTCAGCCGAACAAAGATCTTTAAGGCCATTCAATTTTGCGATTGTAGACGAAGTCGATTCTATCTTGATTGATGAAGCTCGAACCCCCCTTATTATTTCTGGTCAAGGCGATCCGGCGACGGAGCGTTATTATGCCGTTGATAAATTGGTTCCTCATTTAAGCGGTAGATTTGTGACGGAAAAAGAGGAAATTCAAGCCAAATACACCGGGACGGATCTTTCCGTGGGCTTTGATTTCATTGTGGACGAAAAAAACCACAGTGTGGTTTTAACCGAACAAGGCATACAAAAATGCGAGCGCATGCTGAAAATCCCTTCGCTTTATGACGATCTGCAAGGAGAATGGGTCCATCACATCACCACGGCCTTGAGGGCGCACAACCTCTACAAAAAAGATGTTCATTACGTCGTTAAAGAGGGGGAGGTTATCATTGTTGATGAGTTTACCGGTCGGCTCATGCCAGGTCGGCGTTGGTCTGACGGACTCCACCAGGCGATTGAAGCCAAAGAACATCTGCGAATTGCCGAAGAAAATCAAACCCTTGCCACCATTACTTTCCAAAACTTCTTTAGGCAATTTAAAAAATTGTCGGGAA is a genomic window of Elusimicrobiota bacterium containing:
- the garR gene encoding 2-hydroxy-3-oxopropionate reductase, which codes for MKPPIGVVGLGIMGLAIAKNAQKAGFQVFVSNRSAVKREIAKREGLSVVNSPMEVAERAQAIIIMVTDPAAVEDVLTGRDGIFSSKNIKGKTLIQMSTIDEKSTLEFSESTNKNGMVYIDCPVAGSKKQVEEAQLILLAGGMKADLLKWDDLFKAIGKAVVHAGPVGKGSALKLCMNLIVAQMTTALCESVALAKVQDLNPEKIFEVIKQSPALNCGYFQIKEKTLLEENYSPAFSLKNMLKDVRFMDAVARQKKLPIPVTQAVKFLMEGALTEGLGDFDLTSISALLKPAGKK
- the exbB gene encoding Biopolymer transport protein ExbB, which codes for MGNVAWGGVLAAGWPVLSILFIASIVTFAIIFERWKVFSQIKLQSTPFLESLKKTADPEKIVAWCEKSDQPLASIAKAIYKAPGNREDKERWLARSIQALVQKYEMRVSILGTVASVAPFVGLLGTVIGIIRAFHAVASTSSEGASAVAIGISEALVGTAAGLVVAIPALLAYNYFVNQLRHFTQEWELTGQEIIDLSLKNVRGES
- the exbD_1 gene encoding Biopolymer transport protein ExbD, whose product is MKIGSANGTGRYHIQAEINMIPLIDVALVLLIIFMVISPILVESQLRVKLPKVSSSPSHTEETALKVEISADGKFALNGKMVTRDAFKTALNVQLPPGHKASLLIQADRESRFNDVVYVMDVAKQLKVENLGVAVLPESMH
- the rfaQ_2 gene encoding Lipopolysaccharide core heptosyltransferase RfaQ, which codes for MKILLIQLRRIGDILLTGPTAVYLRNIFPESEIHILTEPAGIPVMETNPSIDRVMIYDKNHPWRMIRMIRSGKYDVVFDFMNNPRTGLLTLLSGARWKVGWSHPVRKIFYQCAVPIPDYPEYVPLRKIRMVRAWLAKIGKPNPEPQMLLPQIKTTAEDELFADQWMAKEALKPLQFVVMAPASRYAVRSWRKEGYRKVALSLMKDFGKRVFIAWGPGEEDFVEEIRKGEGEAIGKLPQTSLREMAAIFARASLVLTVDCGSMHTAVSMGTPTVTLYGPTRPIDWNPSLSNLGTRDVPVNVPDLECLGCHLHECKIGHMCMNNLTEERVLEACKKILSKEEIKI